TGTGTctgtgttgtgtttttttttgctttgagcGAGTGAAAGGGCTTTCTTTCTTGTTCGATTTTGGGGATTTGCCTATTTACCAGTGAAATTAATATAATGATGAAAAGCAAGGCACGGCATTTGGGAATTGGTATTCGAGAAACCGACGTCGTTCGCACCCGGGAAAAAGCTCTGACCCGCCCAAGTGTATGGAATTGGTACCTTATATGTTATTTTCaaacttatcattttttattttaaaaaaaaaaaactcagataaatctttctttctttttattacaTCTTTTTTCACTGAACTTGATCAGATGAATTGATAAATGTTtctttattagttattattatttaggattcggttaatgtgtgccctaatgACATATAATAAgccatttatttttgaaaatatttcttcaggaattgaaaaaactgtcaatactttttcaattctcaagaaaatgtttctaaaaatgaaTGGCTTAATGtacattagcaaaatcctatTATTTACGCTCTATTTGTTTCAGCATCAACGTTTCtggaaaatgattcattttccaaaaaacattttctagaaaactatatcattttctagtgtttggtaacgatcttgaaaatgagcttgagaatgttttctagtatttggtatgcaaatttttatttttattttttatatttcttatgtaatttaaaacatgcgtatcatgtaaaccaactaatgtaattaatattaaaaaaaaaaaccaagaatgaatttggttttcatactaaaattttgacaatagaatatagatacaataaaaattagttgtcaaattttcatgatctctaccactcatcttgctcatatatatggacaggaacgtccacacacacacacacacacacacatatatatatatatatatatatatatatatatatatatcaaccatttgtctatatacataaaattgacaggagaatacatctttaataagtacaaaataacaataacttttcattgtctactctttttgctGGTACATTAATTGTTTACTATGGTCAACcagaagtctttaatattactcaaaattatgtatttatataatgtatctacataatatatcatcactacatagtATCTGTATAATatatctatcaacaaaaaagattatcctatgtaaaagcaatttaaaaCCATATAGGcattatgtttaaaattttcatctttacttcattcattctttctttcttcttttttatattttatttttttagcacttttatgtgcaaaaaaaacttatacatgaaatccatcaaaccaaaagtttcttagagaaaaaaataaaatcaagtttgaaatcaaagtaaagaattgtgattttggtagagaggaatgaataattaccgctgcaaatatgttttcttttgcaagttggtagaggTGACTGAAATAATTATTGagcaatgaaagaaaaaaaatctactcaaagaactgtattataaaggggaagagaaatatggagagagagtgagggagagagatctatggaagaggagagagcagagttagtgacagtgagggtgtgaggaaagaaaaagaaaagggaaaagagaaagagtgagagtgagagagcgtactgtgagagagagattgttttccaatttttttttttttggaaaacaagctataaaaaacaagccttattttcATTAGggttttccattgactaaagatagttttccgttgatcagttttttttgtgctaccaaatactggaaaatgtgaaaaactatctttacagaaagttttccagcaaaacaaacagagcgttaatgTATTTATCAATTCAAAGGAAAATGTTTATTTAGCAAATTGATATAAatggttttactttttttatgtTGGTTGGTTGCCAATCTTGAATATACTTATTTTAAGTGTCATTAttattgtttctaaaaaaaaaaagtgtcattattattatttttttataattacaaaatgactattgtgaaaaatataaattttctatattCACTTTATTTTAATGGATTATTTGATACGTTGGGACTTTGTCTATTGTTTTCTTAAACAGATTCTATAAAATTTGTGGtttgtattattattagtgGATTATATGCTTATGTATTATTGCTCGGTAAAAGCCTTGTCATGTGTTATTATATTAGTACATTAAAACTTtgtagggtaaattacaaagttagtTGCTATtttttacaccatattttaatttagtctataatttttcaattgtgtcaatttggtccataatCTTTTAGCATCATATCATTTTGGTCCTTGCCGTTATCTCTTAAATGGAAAAGTCTGATGTGTcaaatagaataataaaaaattaatttacttgtcATATCAAATCCCAATtgtcaaacaaaataataaaaaaattaaaattcctcTCACTCGTTCTCATGCACATCTATGTCCCTAATAAATCTCATGCTCACCTTAGGTTTACTGATTTGGAATTTGGGTTTGGGGGTTTTGAAAAGGTGGATTTTCATTTGGGGTTTGGGTGATTGTTTATGGTTTCTACTTTCTATCCTCTTTGTCAGTGGTCGTAATAGAGATCGCATATAAAAGTTAGAAACATGTATTTATCAATCTACTAGTTGTATATTCACTGTTCAGGCATATGGGGGATTCGATTGTTTTGGTGCTCTAGAAGATAATGACCACATGATATCATTGAAATCATTATTACCATATTCAATCCATGTCCATAAACTAAATGTACCAGATGGCTGAAACTTTGCGGACCCAAATGTAAAATCCAATATTCGATAAACTACATGTACTAGATTATAAAAGAAGAGTTTGCTCAATTACTCGAAGATAGGTgtgttctttgattttgttgtttgttttatttttcttttttttggttggatttcaaaatttttttttttttgggtctcatttcTCAAAACTGGAAACAGTTTGTGTAAACTAATTAACAAACAGAGTATGGGAAGATtaacatttaaagaaaattccaaAAGTCAATTGATGTGGCCAGAGAGAAAACCCCCGCCTGACCTTGCCATTGCCATCCATCTGCAACTCCTGTTTTAGCTAAGAGAGTTTAGGATTAGGTATAGAGATGAGAGTGAGAGTAAGAGTAAGAgggattttaaatattttctcaagCCCAATTTCACGCGAGAAGTGAGAACAacaatttagtttttttctttaaaaaaaaaaaaggataattacactttacccacctgtggtttgcctTTAATTTGacttgcctacccgtggtttcaattttgacactttacccacttcTGATTCCCTCCGTTACTAATCCGTAATCCACTTCTGTTAAAATTAagggtaaataggtatttttactcaagttttatgtctctctcctcccaaaacaaaaaaatagcacaaaaatccaagagaaagaagatcaaaaagcgatatttctctctctctccatttacacaaatcttgaacatgaagaacatacaaaaaaaaaaaaaaaaaaacccaaatcaacctACAAGATCACTGACTTAATGAAACATCTTCGAAAAATCATTAAGCTGTAAGATTAGAAATCATTAATCATTAAGAAATCATTAAGCTGAAACATCTTCGAAACATCTTGAGTCACCACTCTTCGCTGCTTCCAAACCTTCAGATCAAAATCTCTCAGCTCCTCCAAGAAACAGCTCTTAGTTTTGGCTTCGGCTTCTCTACAAGCTCTGGTATTCGACTACGACAGCATGATCCTCGAGTCCAAGCACTTGCACTGCCAAGCCTACAACGATGCCTTCGCTCATTTCAATGTCTGCTGCCCTTCTTCTTTTGATGAATCACAACAGCCTCTCAATTGGGGCATCGATTTCTACGACCAGCTCCAAAATCGCGTTGGAGAGATTTGTTCTGGACCTCTGGTCCTTTTACCACGGtgttagtttttgttattattgaaatttaatttagatttagatttcaaattttgggttttgcaGAGTTAAGCTTAAAGATTAGAACCCAATTTTCATGGAGGGACAAGGAATTGATTCGGCTTCAGTGGCGCCTCTTGCCAACTGGAGAAATGATTTTTCGAAGATGTTTCATTAAGTCagccaaaattggaaattaaccCTGTTTGTCAaacaatatagttagtaggcactgttacaaaactaaattttttattaacatctcgagtttaaaagactcgatttttaggcccaaaatcaAGTCTTTGAGGATCGATTTTCATGTTCTAATAAGATACCGGGAAATCGAGTCTccaagactcgatttataactCTTAAAACCCACTTTACACCTTCTCATCAGAGAAGAACTAGAGAGAACTCGGTTCACGTCTTGGATCTCCCCACTTCGGATCTCGCGTCTCGGATCttaagtaaaatgttttacaaatcAGGTCCTCTCTCActgctctctcttttcttttcttttctttccttttcgcCTTTCTCCCCATCTCTCCGCTCTCACCTGATCtagaatcattttttttttttttttttaaatttgggcTTGTGGACTACAtgtaggtggtggtggtgattaggaatggcaacgggtcgggttcgggccgggtttttgcatacccggacccgacccgcgggccAAGACCCGGAACCCGGACCCGGTCCGAttattaatcgggtttttttttttctggggcCCATATCGGCTCCGTCGGGCCCCGCGGGCCCCAtttatcttcttgggcccaaatctagcctaacaaaaaaatttttttttttttaagcccattaaattttttccctaaattcaagccatttaacatggcccaaatgccaaaatttggcatttaggccacattatagggcaaccaaatcaaaccaaattataagttaatcataaatcaacaaatcacaactaagattttaaatcaacaaatcacttaaaaagctacaaaataaatcctaCAAGTCtaggaaattacaaaatgtcttatcctccaactaacaaatgaaaaagactaagaaattcttacaaaatgtcttatcctccataaccgggtttttatccggggcgggtttcagatttttttataaaacccggacccaacccgaacccgcttcgggttttttttttaaaaacccatacccgaccctattctttatcgggccgggtaaaatccggcccattagggtcgggccgggccgggccgggtatccgcgggccggatctaaattgccatccctagtgGTGATGGATCCAGGCAGTAGTGGTTGCTGATCGGTGGTTTTGATGGTTGCTGATTGATGGGGTTGCTGATCGGTGGGGTGATGGGTTTGGGAGTGGTGGCTGGCTGGGCTTGGATGAAATCGGTGGCTGGGTTGGGAGTGGTAAACGGAGTGGTGGCCGGATCAATTTTGGGTTTGCCACCGTGGGCCTACGTTTTGCTCGCCGTAGATTTGTCACTGTGGATTTGGGTTTTACTCGCCGTGGATTTCGGCTTGCTCgccttgggtttttttttttttttggtggtgggttttgctcaGTCATGATCTTCTACAAACCCTATGGAGGTGGGTGGATTTTGATGTGAGATAGGCAAAATGTGGGTTTTAGTGGTTGTGTTTTTggaaatttgttaaaaatttttttggtatttctggGAATGGATTGTGCTGACTtagacttaaaatttttttggcttataaatcgagtcttagaaactcgatttccaggtgaacaccacgtgaaaaaaatgtcacatcaaaCGTGCTCAGACCATGAAAATAGaccctcaaagactcgatttttaggcctaaaatcgagtctcttagactcaaaatgttagtaaaaaatatagttttgtaacagtgcctactaattatattgtttgaaaattaatgttaattcccaattttggccTCCAAGTCAGTGATCTTGTGTAGgttgatctgggtttttttttttggacatgttcttcatgttcaagaCTTGTgtgaatagagagagagacaaataccactttttgatatttttttctcttgcatttttgtgttattttttgttttgggaggagagaaacataaaacTTAAGCAAAAATATCTATTTGCCCTTAATTTTAACAGAGGTGAGTTACAGATTAGTAACGGAGGGAATCACGGgtgagtaaagtgtcaaaattgaAACCACGGGTAAACAAGTCAAATTAGAGGTAAACCacaagtgggtaaagtgtaattctcctttaaaaaaaattaatatgatgtGAGTGTACTGCTAGCGGTTGATGTGgcaaataagttaattttttattattacatttAACATATCAGATTTTTTCATCCAAGAAATAACGGCAATAGCTAAAATGACATAGTACtgaaaggttagagaccaaattgacacaattaaaaggttagagaccaaattgaaatatgatgtaaaaGATAGGGACtaactttatattatttttttgttaaaagtttttATTGGAATTCCATAAAAATTccattaaagaataaaaaattcaaaacaaatattgatATTGGAAATTTGAATCAATGTGAGAATGTACGCTTTTTATTGCATTTTAAGTTTCTTTGGAGTTGTGCTTGAATCAAGAatcaatagtttttaatttaactattttgaaaagaaaaagaaatagaaaggaTAAACTACAATTTAAacctatcttttattttaaggaGATAGCAAATTAAACtttatagtttcaaaagtaataaattCAACCATGAAAGTttcaaaaaacaacaaattaaaccttataGGTGCAAAAATGaaaccctttattttttttaaataaaggaAACTGTGATTCCATTTAATTACCAGCAATTAGCAAAAATTGGATACATCTTTTAACAACCACCTCTGAATAACAGTTGAACATTCTTCATGCCATACATAAGAATCACTACTATGCTGAGCGTGTCTGGCCAGACAATGAGCAACTTGATTGCTCTCTCGCCTGACGTGACTAATTGAGTAGGATCTCAAAGTTCGCAGCAGATATCTCAACTTCATGATCAATGAACAATTGCTCCAACAAGTTTTTACAGTCACTCTTCATTTCATGTGCAAACCGAAGGACCTATAATGCTGCAGTAAGTTCAGCTTCCTCTGTAGATCACGTAGGCTTACCCCGCAACAACACAAGGCCTTTTGCAACAGAGCACCACACCAAATCCTGACCATTGGGGTATCTATAAACAGAGCTCCTTCAGAATTGATTTTGTAGATTACCTGTTGCCATGTACTCCATTGTGCTATCCAGGAGGATCTAGCCACCTCTGACCACTCCTGAACTCTTTTGAACTCCTGCAGCAGTGCCTTTGCATTTGAAAATTGGACTCTTGGGGCATCTTCAAACTTAAAACACATTATTAGAACAACAGATTGACCAAGCCACCATTAGAAATAGCTCAAACTCCTGCCCACTGTCATTGTCCATGCATTGGATCGTTGAAAAGAGAGTTAATGGGGACTTCTCTAACATACTGAAGCAACTGTGGAAAATTGTTCTAAAACTCCTTGCACCATTCATAGCTTGGATCATTCTCTAACCAGTAACCACAAAGTGTGTGAAACCCTTTCCAAATTCTCATTGCATCATTCATAGTTTGGATCGACCTGAACATGTCTTCTTGCTAAAATTCTTTCCAGCAATCTCTCCACCCGGAATCCTTTACATTGTAGGAATTTTTGTTCAGCAGAAACGATTCTAGAAACTTTGTCATCATTGATTATCTGAGCTTTCTCCTTCACTTTGGCTCTTCCATGAATGAATTAAACCCAATAGGCACTCCTTATTGTAAACCTACCAGTTTTAGTGCTTGCTCAAATGAGTTTATGCTATGTTATTGTAGTACTCAAGCGATTTTCCTTAATGGTTTGCAAGTCAACCAGCCACAAAAATCTTCCAACTGGCTTCATGGTTCCATTCATGGTGGAGGGTATCTTTAAACAGAGCTCCAACAAATTGATTTTGTAGATTCCCTGTTGCTGTGTATTCCATTGTGCTATCCAGGAAGATCTAGTCACCTCTGACTGTTCCTGAACACTTTTGAACTCTTGCAGCAGTGACTTTGCATCTGAAACTTGGACTCTTGGAGCATTCTCAAACTTAAACACATTCCTAGAACAACAGATTGACCAAGCCACCATTAGACAGAACTCAAAATCCTGCCCACTGTTGAAGTTCAGACATTGGGTCGTTAAAAGGAGAAAGTTAATGGGGACTTCTACTGAAGCAGCTGTAGAAAATTGTTCCAAACCTCCTTAGCTCTTTCACAGGACCAGATACTGTGAAGAACTGTTACCAAATTCTCATTGCATCGTTCATAGTTTGGATCAACCTGAACATGTCTTCTTGCTAAATTGAGTCTGCACCATATGTTTGTGGATATAGCAAGCACAATATATTctaggctttttttttccttttcaaaagaaaaatacaagtacAGAGAATTTAAACATTAAACAAATATTCTAATCTTGAATCCATTGTAGTTTCAAATGAAAGATGCAAAGGGTAATGGGCATTCCCACAAAGCTTTTGCTTCTCACAAATTAAAAAAGTGAACTTAAAAATCGAATTGTCCTTTGTCAAATTCAATTTGACAAGTAGGATACCTCCTTTGAAGCTTTCTTAATTTCTTGCAAGCATGAAGCTTTATCTCTGTGTCTAGACGACTTTCAAAAGTGATATTCATTGTCTTTAATACATATGCTTCCTTCAAGACTTGTCGAACAAGTTCCATCTCAACCTCATGCCCTGAAAATCCTTTATAATAACAGGTTGTAAGATGTGATGACAGACATTCAGGATCAAAAAGCGTCTTCTCCATGCGATTCTCCAAGCGATGGTCAGGTGGGCAACCATTGTGGTCACCCTGGAATGTCAATTCAAAGCCAAGTGTTTGTACCTTTGGAGCCTGACAAAGCAAGAGTCGTACTGCAGGCCACATATAATAGGAAGGCCAAAAATTCCCATCAAATGTCAAGGAAGTCAAATTATTAAACATGGGAAGACCATCCATAGGACCATAGCAGAGGATCTGCACGACCACATAACAATCACAGTTCCACAAAAGTCACAACCCACTCAGAACAATATTATTAAGTATTATTGAGCCATTTAATTAATGATAAGAGAGTTAGAGCATGAAAAACGTAACATGTCCTTACCCTGGCGGTTTCTAGGTTGAATTTCATGGATACAACGTTATAGAGTGATTCCATGAAGTCCCATATCCTATTTGTATAATCTACCGAATCATCATCTTCAAGTTCAATGACTGTTTCAACTAGGTTGGGGAGGTTTTCCAACACAACATACTCACCCAAACCacccaaaaaatcaaacctCTCAAGAGCCGGGGTGTTTATCTGCAGTTTGTAAAGCCAACACTCATCAGCAGGCCAACTTATATTTAATGTTTTCAGCGTAGGTACCAGTACAATGACATTGACCTTGCCTGCACTCTCGCCCAAACCATGAAAATTGTAACTTTCCACTGAGAGGCTCAAATCTTGGAGTGCAGGGCAGGCGGCGAGGAGTGTGGAGATAGAGTCATGCTTTGCATATCTAACACTTCCAAGTGCAAGAGTCCGGAGACttgggaaagttgaagcagaagCAGGAGGAGGATTGAGAAGCATGGCACCTGTCAATCTGAGGGACACTAATGCTGAACTAAAGAAGAGGGTGGTAGGCATCTCCAGAGGTGGATTAGTACCAGTAAATATGTAGAGATCCAGCTCTTGCAGGCCGCCACGTAGAAGGGTATCTTGGACCCATGTTTCGACAAGAAATGAGTCACAATTGGAAGTCCAATGAAGGCGCAACTTGCGTAGGGGTAAGGGTAAGGGAATGGCATTGCGAAGAGTCCAGATGTTGGACACTGCATCCAGGAAGCTGAAATTTGAGTTCGTCCTCGTTGGGCCTGGGTAATCTGTGTCTGATCGAGTAAAAGGTAAGCGCCGGTCCAAGTCGAGAACTGGGACGAGTTTCCAAAGAGACCTCCACCTGCTCGATAGAATGCTTGTGGCGACTGAGGCTCGGGTTGGGAGAAAGGAGAGGATATGGATGAGGAGACAGTCCGGTAGACTGCTAATTACGTCTTTGTAGTCatcagcagaagaagaagaagagagggatGAACTCCCACAGCAACTGCAAGGCCTCGCTCTCACAACATTTCTCCTTTCCGCCCTCtctgctctctctcttctctgccTCTCTGATCTCCTCtcctcttatttttcttcctgCATGGACTCCCTCTTCTGACCCTTCATGGTAGTAGCTCCAATCAGCTTCCGATTCActgagaatgagaatgagaatgagaagggtttattttaattttggggaTTTTGGCGGCAAAAATGGGCAAATAGCCCTAACGgctgaagaatatagttagtaggcactGTTTCAGAAGTTAATAGAATACTAGcatctcgactcttagagagtcgattttgagGCTATAAATCGTCTTTTATATAGTCGATTTCTGTGGGTTGATCAGATCTGATGTGGCGATTTTCCACGTGGtggccacctggaaatcgactcttagagagtcgatttaCATGGGAAGAATTAATTACTATTACATGCTGCCAGCTGGAAAATCGAGTCTCATAGACTCGGTTTTTACaaatgaaaatcgagtctcagagactcgatttttaatGGTTGGTCCCCTTTCTGCCACGTGGTTAGGcagcttctttttatcataCTATACCTATTTTCTGGGTTCTGCCGTTTGCCACACCTCAAAACCCAGcagctctctcttcctctctcactctctctctctctcactctcatagaaaacttcaaatcaaactcATCCTCCATTTACACATTATCATGTCAAGTAAGGTTTTTATACACTCTCTCTAGTtgttagttgttttttttttttgaatagttgttagttacatagatgtaatgttagggttttttatgggtagttgttagttacatatatgtaatgttaggttttttatgggtatgtatcattagtttttttgtttggtttgtaatttttctttatattttttatagaatgatttgaatatttgtgcatttggttttttttttttttttagtatgattaatgaattttttttttgtttagaaacaaatggtaatgATTGAGTATATATGTTAATGTGGGGTTTGTAGATGCATATGATGTAACAAGTTAGTGTATATATGCtaggcttttttttaaaattttttttataagaagtaaaaaatatttaagatatatatttgtattgttaggcttttatcatggctatttttgttgttgtttggtttaatatttgttattatctttttgttagaatgatttgaaattttgtagtgggggtaagtgttgtctttagtttttttatttgtttgagtatgaaataataatgattgagtgtgtttgtatgtgatgtggagtgagtatatgcaaatgtggGGTGTGTTGGATGTAAGAAGTTGAAATTTTCCTACTTTGAgtatataaaaatgttttgtaattgtgttaaaatatgtcactaacatattacCCTTGACTTtaataggttcacaatctctGAAGAATATTGACGTAAATGTATACTACGGTGATCCCCTTTTCAATCCTGAACAGATTGACGGATTCCCATTTCAAGGGCCGAATATCGAATGCTATTACGTGATGCTACGTCGTAAGTTGAAGAtattgaatgatttgaagatgaaaataatgaaagaattGAGTTTGAGCCCTACTTGTtatgacataaatattatttatcgtTACCCACAAGAAGTTCTTCATGAGCGgataaattacaagtacatgGCGATCAAAGAAGAT
This genomic stretch from Castanea sativa cultivar Marrone di Chiusa Pesio chromosome 1, ASM4071231v1 harbors:
- the LOC142622217 gene encoding FBD-associated F-box protein At4g10400-like, translated to MPTTLFFSSALVSLRLTGAMLLNPPPASASTFPSLRTLALGSVRYAKHDSISTLLAACPALQDLSLSVESYNFHGLGESAGKVNVIVLVPTLKTLNISWPADECWLYKLQINTPALERFDFLGGLGEYVVLENLPNLVETVIELEDDDSVDYTNRIWDFMESLYNVVSMKFNLETARILCYGPMDGLPMFNNLTSLTFDGNFWPSYYMWPAVRLLLCQAPKVQTLGFELTFQGDHNGCPPDHRLENRMEKTLFDPECLSSHLTTCYYKGFSGHEVEMELVRQVLKEAYVLKTMNITFESRLDTEIKLHACKKLRKLQRRYPTCQIEFDKGQFDF